The Mercurialis annua linkage group LG2, ddMerAnnu1.2, whole genome shotgun sequence genome contains a region encoding:
- the LOC126668674 gene encoding uncharacterized protein At4g04775-like → MAEGFSEEDYVDGFPVCNVPKCKCGLEAKVMVCWTEKHPGRRFFRCPNAKMRVNRCPFFMWYDEEYAPHLKHMLYTMKRSNGELQKEGEKLRGDVFELKHLIDRASIIDAIEVEDELLKAANKIEGMELELTDLYAANRGLQMEIRELKNELTAARIRENNRGTEGL, encoded by the exons ATGGCCGAAGGATTTTCAGAAGAGGATTATGTAGATGGATTCCCTGTGTGCAATGTTCCTAAATGCAAATGCGGATTGGAGGCGAAGGTCATGGTGTGTTGGACTGAAAAGCATCCTGGGAGGCGATTCTTTCGATGTCCAAATGCTAAG ATGCGGGTGAATCGATGCCCCTTCTTCATGTGGTATGACGAGGAATATGCTCCTCACCTGAAGCACATGTTGTATACTATGAAGAGATCAAATGGAGAGCTACAGAAAGAAGGGGAAAAGCTCAGAGGAGATGTATTCGAGCTGAAGCATTTGATTGACAGAGCAAGTATAATTGATGCAATTGAAGTGGAGGACGAGCTTCTTAAAGCTGCTAACAAAATTGAGGGGATGGAGCTGGAGCTAACAGACTTGTATGCTGCAAATAGGGGACTGCAGATGGAGATTAGAGAATTGAAGAATGAACTCACAGCTGCTCGGATTAGAGAAAATAATAGGGGAACTGAAGGCTTATAA